The Amycolatopsis sp. 195334CR genome window below encodes:
- a CDS encoding helix-turn-helix domain-containing protein produces MESKYLNVTQAATYLGTSVRFIRRLIAERRIAFHKVGAHVRIAVGDLETFVQAGRVEAITRSVA; encoded by the coding sequence ATGGAGAGCAAGTACCTGAACGTGACGCAGGCGGCGACCTACCTCGGGACCTCGGTGCGGTTCATCCGGCGGCTGATCGCGGAGCGGCGGATCGCGTTCCACAAGGTCGGTGCGCACGTTCGGATCGCGGTCGGTGATCTGGAGACGTTCGTGCAGGCGGGCCGAGTGGAGGCCATCACGAGGAGCGTGGCGTGA
- a CDS encoding tyrosine-type recombinase/integrase, translated as MSFSDYGAAWIRERKVSRRVREEHASIWRNHVEPFLGRHHVNRVTPEIIRRWRSNLLDSGRSEDRTAKAYRLVRSMFTTAVDDGRIKRNPCRIKGADQHRTPERPHASIDEVYALAGVMPERYRFLVLLAAFSGLRWGELVALQRRDFNVKAMTVRVARRASQAQDGEISIGPTKSAAGVRTVALPAFLSGELVKHLDAYAEAGPGGLVFVGKAGGILRRGNFHRETKWTAIVVVAGLPKGFHFHDLRHTGNQLAAEAGATTRELMQRMGQSTVRAALIYQHATSARDRQIAEELNARVQKQRRS; from the coding sequence GTGTCCTTTTCGGACTACGGAGCGGCGTGGATTCGCGAGCGCAAGGTGTCGCGGCGGGTTCGGGAGGAACATGCGAGCATCTGGCGCAACCACGTCGAACCGTTCCTCGGGCGGCACCACGTGAACCGGGTGACTCCGGAGATCATCCGCCGGTGGCGTTCGAACTTGCTGGACTCGGGGCGGTCGGAGGATCGGACGGCCAAGGCGTACCGGCTGGTGCGCTCGATGTTCACCACGGCGGTGGACGACGGCCGGATCAAGCGCAACCCGTGCCGGATCAAGGGGGCCGACCAGCACCGGACCCCGGAGCGCCCGCACGCCTCGATCGATGAGGTGTACGCCCTGGCGGGTGTCATGCCGGAGCGGTACCGGTTCCTCGTGCTGCTGGCGGCGTTCTCCGGCCTGCGCTGGGGTGAGCTGGTCGCCCTCCAGCGGCGGGACTTCAATGTCAAGGCGATGACGGTCCGGGTGGCTCGGCGGGCGTCGCAGGCACAGGACGGGGAGATCAGCATCGGACCGACCAAATCCGCGGCTGGTGTCCGGACCGTGGCGCTTCCGGCGTTCCTGTCCGGCGAACTGGTCAAGCACCTCGACGCGTACGCCGAGGCTGGGCCGGGTGGGCTGGTGTTCGTCGGCAAGGCCGGTGGCATCCTGCGCCGGGGCAACTTCCACCGGGAGACGAAGTGGACGGCGATCGTGGTGGTGGCTGGCCTGCCCAAGGGCTTCCACTTCCACGACCTGCGGCACACCGGCAACCAGCTGGCGGCCGAGGCCGGAGCCACCACGCGGGAGCTGATGCAGCGGATGGGGCAGAGCACGGTCCGGGCGGCGCTGATCTACCAGCACGCGACCAGCGCGCGTGATCGACAGATCGCCGAGGAACTGAACGCGCGGGTT